One Erpetoichthys calabaricus chromosome 8, fErpCal1.3, whole genome shotgun sequence DNA segment encodes these proteins:
- the LOC114655951 gene encoding PWWP domain-containing DNA repair factor 3A-like, translating into MNNINILMSKSQDQEDHGSSELIEEYTDTATPSVGEQAGCVAAEGQLTEEQVAQIFAAAEISRAYRRTHHEKQLEFIIKDHGADDHLLAVVSRKVSSKWLKNYENPKGHRVMTYIEDEELIDGLYNFLDEVLSRAVGTFERIDRVHIILDVLMPEALIKAIQIVERISLLEAENLFMDGPEYVRGKSLTNLFCNSWKHKERNTEAF; encoded by the exons atgaatAACATCAATATTTTAATGTCTAAAAGTCAGGACCAAGAAGATCATGGCAGCAGTGAACTCATTGAGGAATATACTGATACAGCCACACCAAG TGTAGGAGAGCAGGCTGGCTGTGTGGCTGCAGAAGGGCAGCTGACTGAAGAACAAGTGGCTCAGATTTTTGCAGCTGCAGAGATCAGCAGGGCCTACAGGAGGACTCATCATGAAAAACAGTTAGAGTTCATAATAAAGGACCATGGAGCAGATGATCACTTGCTG gctgttgtatctCGTAAGGTATCGTCCAAATggttaaaaaattatgaaaatcctaAAGGTCACCGGGTAATGACTTATATAGAAGATGAGGAGCTGATAGATGGCCTCTACAACTTCTTGGATGAAGTGCTGTCAAGAGCTGTAGGCACTTTTGAGAGGATTGACAGAGTTCacatcattctggatgtgctgatgCCAGAG GCTCTTATTAAAGCTATACAAATAGTTGAGAGGATTTCTCTGCTAGAGGCAGAAAATCTGTTCATGGATGGACCAGAATACG tgagaGGGAAGAGTTTGACAAACTTGTTTTGCAACAGTTGGAAGCACAAGGAAAGAAACACGGAGGCATTTTAA